In a genomic window of Maricaulis maris MCS10:
- the rpsO gene encoding 30S ribosomal protein S15 gives MSITQERKSALIAEHARGKTDTGSPEVQVAILTTRIANLTEHFKTHKKDNHSRRGLLKMVSQRRRLLDYVKNKDVARYQAIIEKLGLRR, from the coding sequence ATGTCGATTACGCAAGAGCGCAAATCCGCGCTGATCGCTGAACATGCCCGTGGCAAAACCGACACGGGATCGCCGGAAGTGCAAGTGGCCATCCTGACCACCCGGATTGCCAACCTTACCGAGCACTTCAAGACCCACAAGAAGGACAACCACTCGCGTCGCGGCCTTCTTAAGATGGTCTCCCAGCGCCGCCGGCTTCTCGACTACGTCAAGAACAAGGACGTGGCCCGTTACCAGGCCATCATCGAGAAACTGGGTCTGCGCCGCTGA
- the pnp gene encoding polyribonucleotide nucleotidyltransferase, whose product MFDIQKETIEWAGRPLTIETGRVARQADGAVMVSYGETTVLATAVGVKQAKPGVDFFPLTVNYQEKYFAAGKIPGGFFKREGRPTDKETLTSRLIDRPIRPLFVKGFKNEVQVMLTVLSHDLENDPDIVGMIGASAALVLSGLPFMGPIGAARVGYKDGEYVINPPCDEMDDSELDLVVAGTQDAVMMVESEAKELSEEVMLGAVMAGHKAFQPVIDMIIKLAERAAKEPWDYAPADHSAEEAKVRDLIGDDLAAAYTIVDKTERYKAVGAAKDKAVEALLQTEERPDGIDMTTLKDVMKAVESSIVRGGIIKTGKRIDGRSLDQVRSIVSEAGILPRTHGSALFTRGETQALVVATLGTGEDEQFIDALTGTYKERFMLHYNFPPYSVGETSFRLAPGRREIGHGKLAWRAVKAVLPTKEDFPYTIRLVSEITESNGSSSMATVCGASLSMMDAGVPITRPVSGIAMGLIKDPEGIAVLSDILGDEDHLGDMDFKVAGTTEGVTSLQMDIKIAGIDEEIMKTALAQASGGRLHILEEMGKALGEARTELGEFAPRIETITIPTDKIRDVIGSGGKVIREIVETTGAKVDVNDDGVIKVSSSDGASIKAALDWIHGLTAEPEEGQIYKGKVVKVMDFGAFVNFFGPKDGLVHVSQLKAERVNHPSDVVKEGQEVYVKLLGFDDRGKVRLSMKIIDQETGEEIKKEQEDAE is encoded by the coding sequence ATGTTCGATATCCAGAAAGAAACGATTGAGTGGGCGGGTCGCCCACTCACCATCGAAACCGGGCGGGTTGCCCGTCAAGCCGACGGCGCCGTCATGGTGTCCTACGGTGAGACCACCGTCCTCGCCACAGCAGTTGGCGTCAAACAGGCCAAGCCGGGAGTCGATTTCTTCCCGCTGACGGTCAATTACCAGGAAAAATACTTCGCGGCGGGCAAGATCCCCGGCGGCTTCTTCAAACGTGAAGGCCGGCCGACGGACAAGGAGACGCTCACCTCGCGCCTCATCGACCGTCCGATCCGTCCGCTGTTCGTCAAGGGCTTCAAGAACGAAGTCCAGGTGATGCTGACGGTCCTGTCGCACGACCTTGAAAATGATCCCGACATTGTCGGCATGATCGGCGCCTCAGCGGCCCTGGTCCTGTCCGGTCTGCCCTTCATGGGTCCGATCGGCGCGGCCCGTGTCGGTTACAAGGACGGCGAATATGTCATCAACCCGCCTTGCGACGAGATGGATGACAGCGAGCTTGATCTCGTCGTCGCCGGTACGCAGGACGCGGTGATGATGGTGGAATCGGAAGCCAAGGAGCTGTCCGAAGAAGTCATGCTCGGCGCTGTCATGGCCGGCCACAAGGCCTTCCAGCCGGTGATCGACATGATCATCAAGCTGGCCGAACGCGCTGCCAAGGAACCGTGGGATTACGCTCCGGCGGATCACTCGGCCGAGGAAGCCAAGGTTCGCGACCTGATCGGTGACGATCTGGCCGCCGCCTACACGATCGTCGACAAGACCGAGCGCTACAAGGCGGTCGGTGCGGCGAAAGACAAGGCTGTGGAAGCCCTGCTCCAGACCGAAGAGCGTCCGGACGGCATCGACATGACGACCCTCAAGGACGTCATGAAAGCGGTCGAGAGCTCCATCGTTCGCGGTGGCATCATCAAGACCGGCAAGCGTATCGACGGTCGTTCCCTCGATCAGGTCCGCTCTATCGTGTCTGAAGCCGGCATCCTGCCGCGGACGCACGGTTCGGCCCTGTTCACGCGTGGGGAAACCCAGGCCCTGGTCGTTGCGACCCTGGGCACGGGCGAAGATGAGCAATTCATCGATGCCCTGACGGGTACCTACAAAGAACGCTTCATGCTGCACTACAATTTCCCGCCCTACTCGGTTGGTGAGACGTCTTTCCGTCTTGCTCCGGGTCGCCGGGAAATCGGACACGGCAAGCTGGCCTGGCGTGCGGTGAAAGCCGTCCTGCCGACCAAGGAAGACTTCCCGTACACGATCCGCCTGGTCTCCGAGATCACCGAGTCAAACGGCTCGTCCTCGATGGCCACGGTCTGTGGCGCTTCGCTGTCCATGATGGACGCCGGCGTGCCGATCACCCGTCCGGTCTCTGGCATCGCCATGGGCCTGATCAAGGATCCGGAGGGCATTGCTGTTCTCTCCGACATCCTGGGTGATGAGGATCATCTCGGCGATATGGACTTCAAGGTGGCTGGTACCACCGAAGGCGTCACCTCGCTGCAGATGGACATCAAGATCGCGGGTATCGACGAGGAAATCATGAAGACAGCCCTGGCCCAGGCCAGCGGTGGTCGTCTGCACATCCTCGAAGAGATGGGCAAGGCTCTGGGTGAAGCCCGGACCGAGCTGGGTGAATTCGCGCCTCGCATCGAAACCATCACCATTCCGACCGACAAGATCCGCGACGTGATCGGTTCGGGCGGCAAGGTGATCCGCGAGATCGTCGAAACCACCGGTGCCAAGGTCGACGTCAATGACGACGGCGTGATCAAGGTCTCGTCCTCGGACGGCGCATCGATCAAGGCAGCTCTCGACTGGATCCACGGTCTCACGGCCGAGCCGGAAGAAGGCCAGATCTACAAGGGCAAGGTCGTCAAGGTCATGGACTTTGGTGCCTTCGTGAACTTCTTCGGTCCCAAGGACGGTCTCGTCCACGTGTCCCAGCTCAAGGCTGAGCGCGTGAACCACCCGTCTGACGTGGTCAAGGAAGGCCAGGAAGTCTACGTCAAGCTCTTGGGCTTCGATGATCGCGGCAAGGTTCGCCTGTCGATGAAAATCATCGACCAGGAAACCGGCGAAGAGATCAAGAAGGAACAGGAAGACGCTGAGTAA
- a CDS encoding LytTR family DNA-binding domain-containing protein, giving the protein MTEPLSADRTRANQAEIRAFWLACQFAWLTLFVFWVIASTSIDTEFARDGRAGPPFFSWVTEGSSVIMTALMAPAMMWLGLRAPLEPGRWMSSLPWHVAGFLGYTSLHVLGMVLIREGVWAFGYGGDYEFFHDSPWREIVYEARKDIGTYAGYQIIMAVSLALQMRQLEVDVARAEARQSHRLTLKCGGRTLRIAADEFRAAQAAGNYVEIGLASGRHLARSTLTELEKQLGEAGVDAVRVHRSWLVNRGAIREIAPTGEGDVTITLDTGTQIPGSRRYRARLDTD; this is encoded by the coding sequence ATGACCGAACCGCTTTCCGCTGATCGCACTCGCGCCAACCAGGCCGAGATCCGCGCTTTCTGGCTGGCCTGCCAGTTTGCCTGGCTGACCTTGTTCGTGTTCTGGGTCATTGCCTCCACATCGATCGACACCGAATTCGCCCGAGACGGGCGGGCGGGGCCGCCCTTCTTCTCCTGGGTGACCGAAGGGTCCAGCGTGATCATGACCGCCCTTATGGCCCCGGCCATGATGTGGCTGGGCCTGCGCGCGCCGCTGGAACCGGGGCGCTGGATGAGCTCGCTGCCCTGGCATGTCGCGGGATTTCTTGGCTATACGAGCCTGCACGTGCTCGGCATGGTCCTGATCCGCGAAGGCGTATGGGCCTTTGGCTATGGCGGCGATTACGAGTTTTTCCATGACTCGCCCTGGCGTGAGATCGTCTATGAGGCCCGCAAGGATATCGGCACCTATGCCGGCTATCAGATCATCATGGCGGTCTCGCTCGCCTTGCAGATGCGCCAGCTGGAAGTCGATGTCGCCCGGGCCGAGGCGCGGCAGAGCCACCGGCTGACTCTCAAATGCGGTGGCCGGACCCTGCGGATCGCCGCGGACGAGTTCCGCGCCGCGCAGGCCGCCGGAAACTATGTCGAAATCGGCCTTGCCAGCGGCAGGCACCTCGCCAGGTCCACGCTCACCGAGCTGGAAAAACAACTGGGGGAGGCCGGAGTCGATGCGGTCAGGGTGCATCGATCCTGGTTGGTCAACCGGGGTGCCATTCGCGAGATTGCGCCAACCGGCGAAGGTGACGTCACGATCACGCTCGATACCGGGACACAGATACCCGGCAGTCGCCGCTACCGGGCCAGGCTGGACACCGACTGA
- a CDS encoding acyltransferase family protein produces the protein MTATLTHSPRMPVPGRQYGLDWLRIGVFILLIFYHTGMFFNTEGWHAKSLNANDAMEPFMWLSSPWRLPLLFLISGVAMRFLSDKLGSGKFALDRLWRLFPVILFGMYVVVPPQSYSELRIAGIIEPGYWDFFRQYAGEWAGPWELHTPTWNHLWYVVYLFVYSLLLAPVFPLLRKLADSKMMQAAGQASSRGWLGTLALISLPLLPFLLVRFTLFEHFPTSHDLTEDWANHANSFSMVLIGYFMARNEGVWRGVDRALPVVGALTAVLLAYLFWAYTHIEIALGEPALLWFARLARIVFMWSIILTLLGAARRWMNQDGPVRRYLTAAVFPWYILHQTIIVIVGFAIRDAGYGVWTEFAIITAATVSGCLLGFEVLRHIPVLRLVMGMKALAPAIAQAQTVQTAQTLQKL, from the coding sequence ATGACCGCGACATTGACCCATTCCCCCAGAATGCCCGTTCCGGGCCGCCAGTACGGCCTCGACTGGCTGCGCATCGGCGTCTTCATCCTGTTGATCTTCTATCACACCGGCATGTTCTTCAATACGGAGGGCTGGCACGCCAAGAGCCTCAATGCGAATGACGCCATGGAGCCGTTCATGTGGCTCTCCAGCCCTTGGCGCCTGCCCTTGCTCTTCCTGATTTCCGGCGTCGCCATGCGCTTTCTGTCGGACAAGCTGGGCAGCGGCAAGTTTGCCCTCGACCGCCTCTGGCGCCTGTTCCCGGTGATCCTGTTCGGCATGTATGTGGTCGTGCCGCCGCAATCCTATTCCGAACTGCGCATCGCCGGCATCATCGAGCCGGGCTACTGGGACTTCTTCCGCCAGTATGCCGGCGAATGGGCGGGCCCCTGGGAGCTGCACACACCGACCTGGAACCATCTCTGGTATGTCGTTTATCTCTTCGTATATTCCCTGCTTCTGGCCCCCGTCTTCCCCCTGCTGCGCAAGCTGGCCGACAGCAAGATGATGCAGGCGGCCGGCCAGGCATCGTCGCGCGGCTGGCTCGGCACCCTGGCGCTGATCAGCCTGCCCCTTCTGCCCTTCCTCCTTGTGCGCTTTACCCTGTTTGAGCATTTCCCGACGAGTCATGACCTGACCGAGGACTGGGCCAATCACGCCAACTCCTTCTCGATGGTGTTGATCGGCTATTTCATGGCCAGGAATGAGGGCGTGTGGCGCGGGGTCGACCGGGCCCTGCCGGTTGTCGGTGCGTTGACGGCTGTCTTGCTGGCCTATCTGTTCTGGGCCTACACCCATATCGAGATCGCGCTCGGCGAACCCGCCCTTTTGTGGTTTGCCCGTCTGGCCCGTATCGTCTTCATGTGGTCGATCATCCTGACCCTGCTGGGGGCAGCCCGTCGATGGATGAACCAGGACGGACCGGTCCGGCGCTACCTCACGGCAGCGGTCTTTCCCTGGTACATCCTGCACCAGACCATCATCGTCATTGTCGGCTTTGCGATCCGGGATGCCGGATATGGTGTGTGGACCGAATTCGCGATCATCACTGCGGCGACGGTCAGTGGCTGTCTGCTGGGCTTTGAAGTCCTCCGCCACATTCCGGTCCTGCGCCTGGTGATGGGGATGAAAGCGCTTGCCCCGGCCATCGCGCAGGCCCAGACGGTGCAGACCGCACAGACATTACAAAAACTTTAG
- a CDS encoding prolyl oligopeptidase family serine peptidase: protein MLKSMMKCGFGLVAASALWAAPVAAQEPYRLPPQEIIDIVDAAPSPWTSLSPARDTLLLMHREALPPVAELARPMERLAGLRLDATLNGRHGPRSVIGLSLVDLESGEEREVSLPADAGISSTSWSPDGSQIAFVMTRNDQLSLWVVDVERARARELVDGGINAVFSPLGWMPDGERLLVSLVDPERGPMPERPRVPSGPVTQEASGYEAPVRTYQDLLADEHDAALFAWLATSQLALVNTTGRTRVREVGEPGLYYSAEPAPGGDYILIGEMEQPFSFQVPWYSFPDRVFVTDLDGDEIATIARQPLADNVPIGGVVTGRRSINWQASHPARLIWAEALDGGDPRVEADERDSAWALAAPFEGDPVEILRTEDRYYGTQFTSEGQLGFSMEYDRDTRVIRRWLVDFADPSVEPRLAEERNYQDSYANPGSALSVRNEFGRSVVGVHDGYMYMAGDGATPEGDRPFLNRVSFDTFETTEIWRNSGENYEEVIGLTSPDASSFLTRWEDPVTPPNVRWHRSGEETAEITDFANPHPQLNEISRELITYEREDGVPLSATLYLPAGFEEGDTLPVLVWGYPLEYNDTSTAGQVSGSPYEFTRVAGTSPRFLVTQGYALLENATMPIVGDDPETVNDTFIHQLVLSAEAARDVTVEMGFGDGERLAIAGHSYGAFMTAHLLAASDVFRAGIARSGAYNRTLTPFGFQSERRTFWAAPETYFELSPFMHADQINEPMLMIHGQMDNNSGTYPMQSERMFAAVKGNAGTARLVMLPYESHGYRGRESILHVLAESIDWLDRWVKPVEDPMGGGEEESGSE, encoded by the coding sequence ATGTTGAAATCGATGATGAAATGCGGGTTCGGATTGGTCGCGGCATCGGCCTTGTGGGCGGCACCGGTCGCAGCGCAGGAGCCCTACCGCCTGCCGCCGCAGGAAATCATCGATATTGTTGACGCCGCGCCCTCGCCCTGGACCTCGTTGTCACCGGCTCGCGACACGCTTCTGCTGATGCACCGCGAGGCCCTGCCGCCAGTTGCCGAACTGGCCCGGCCGATGGAGCGCCTGGCCGGTCTTCGCCTCGACGCCACGCTGAACGGTCGCCATGGGCCACGCTCTGTGATCGGCCTGTCCCTGGTCGATCTGGAGAGCGGCGAGGAACGTGAAGTCAGCCTGCCCGCCGATGCCGGCATTTCCAGCACCAGCTGGTCGCCGGACGGATCCCAGATCGCCTTCGTGATGACCCGCAATGACCAGCTCAGCCTGTGGGTCGTCGATGTCGAGCGCGCCCGGGCCCGCGAGCTGGTCGATGGCGGCATCAATGCCGTCTTCTCGCCGCTCGGCTGGATGCCCGATGGCGAGCGCTTGCTGGTCAGCCTGGTTGATCCGGAACGCGGCCCGATGCCGGAACGTCCCCGCGTGCCATCCGGCCCGGTCACCCAGGAGGCTAGCGGCTATGAAGCGCCGGTGCGCACCTATCAGGACCTGCTCGCCGATGAACATGACGCCGCCCTGTTTGCCTGGTTGGCGACCAGTCAGCTGGCCCTGGTCAACACAACCGGCCGAACCCGCGTGCGCGAGGTTGGTGAGCCGGGCCTTTACTATTCCGCTGAGCCGGCGCCGGGCGGGGACTACATCCTGATTGGCGAGATGGAGCAGCCTTTCTCCTTCCAGGTGCCGTGGTACAGCTTCCCGGACCGGGTTTTCGTGACCGATCTCGATGGCGATGAAATTGCCACGATCGCCCGTCAGCCGCTGGCCGATAATGTACCGATCGGCGGCGTCGTGACCGGTCGCCGTTCGATCAACTGGCAGGCCAGCCATCCCGCCCGCCTGATCTGGGCCGAAGCGCTCGATGGTGGCGATCCGCGGGTCGAGGCCGATGAGCGCGACAGCGCCTGGGCGCTGGCCGCCCCGTTTGAAGGTGATCCGGTCGAGATCCTGCGCACTGAGGACCGCTATTACGGCACCCAGTTCACCTCCGAGGGCCAGCTCGGCTTCTCGATGGAATATGACCGCGACACCCGCGTCATCCGCCGCTGGCTGGTCGATTTCGCCGACCCGTCGGTGGAGCCGCGCCTGGCCGAGGAACGCAATTACCAGGACAGTTATGCCAATCCGGGCAGCGCGCTGAGCGTGCGCAATGAATTCGGCCGCAGCGTCGTCGGCGTCCATGATGGCTACATGTACATGGCCGGCGATGGCGCCACGCCGGAGGGCGATCGTCCCTTCCTCAACCGGGTCAGCTTTGACACGTTCGAGACCACCGAGATCTGGCGCAATAGCGGCGAGAATTATGAGGAAGTCATTGGCCTCACCTCCCCGGATGCCTCGTCCTTCCTGACCCGCTGGGAAGACCCGGTCACGCCGCCGAATGTGCGCTGGCACCGGAGTGGTGAAGAGACCGCCGAGATCACCGATTTCGCCAATCCTCACCCGCAGCTCAACGAGATCAGCCGCGAGTTGATCACCTATGAGCGCGAGGATGGCGTGCCACTCTCGGCGACGCTCTACCTGCCGGCCGGCTTTGAGGAGGGCGACACGCTGCCTGTCCTCGTCTGGGGCTATCCGTTGGAATACAACGACACCTCGACGGCCGGTCAGGTCTCGGGTTCGCCCTACGAATTCACCCGCGTTGCCGGCACCAGCCCGCGCTTTTTGGTGACCCAGGGCTATGCCCTGCTGGAAAACGCCACCATGCCGATTGTCGGCGATGATCCCGAGACGGTGAATGACACTTTCATCCACCAGCTCGTCCTGTCGGCGGAAGCTGCGCGTGATGTGACGGTGGAGATGGGCTTTGGCGATGGCGAGCGCCTGGCGATTGCCGGTCACTCCTACGGTGCCTTCATGACCGCGCACCTTCTGGCCGCCTCCGACGTCTTCCGCGCCGGTATTGCCCGCTCAGGCGCCTATAACCGCACCCTGACGCCCTTCGGCTTCCAATCCGAACGCCGCACTTTCTGGGCCGCGCCGGAGACCTATTTCGAGCTCTCACCCTTCATGCATGCCGACCAGATCAATGAGCCCATGCTGATGATCCACGGCCAGATGGACAATAATTCCGGCACCTATCCCATGCAGTCCGAACGCATGTTCGCCGCCGTCAAGGGCAATGCCGGCACCGCCCGCCTGGTCATGCTCCCCTATGAGAGCCACGGCTATCGCGGCCGCGAGAGCATCCTCCACGTGCTGGCCGAAAGCATCGACTGGCTGGACCGCTGGGTGAAGCCGGTTGAGGACCCGATGGGTGGGGGTGAGGAAGAAAGCGGTTCAGAGTGA
- a CDS encoding type II restriction endonuclease: MTQPLSKYFLAAATKMLAVVDCVGHGSNQHEVTATGDLFEMLGDQPRKLVRGSSDERFDAIYVHVTETDDVIADTGKLSWYDSRANQPHRGPEWRLYYQANDITRAMKPGDQLFIVVLPDRTIGFLACDRDSSFQGLVEAIFRVQHSKSEQMVIIPVSPDTSSPADYFTFQLLDALGIEPDIPPDFDAASVVAQFKGTFPPTATFSTLARETLPGLDPRDDPDKVLLAWIDREEAMFRALERGIVGDRLMLGFLDSRGEPDVDAFLKFSLSVQNRRKSRAGHALMNHFSKILRAFEIPFTPEATTEKKGAADFLFPSEAAYADPGFPSANLRMVAAKTSCKDRWRQVLAEADRIKPKHLLTLQPKISLAQTTEMTDQGIILTLPSPIHSSFQDDQRASLLTVADLLQELASL; encoded by the coding sequence ATGACCCAACCCCTTTCGAAGTATTTCCTGGCAGCGGCGACAAAGATGCTCGCTGTCGTTGACTGCGTCGGCCACGGATCGAACCAGCATGAAGTCACGGCTACGGGTGACCTTTTCGAGATGCTTGGGGATCAGCCACGTAAGTTGGTGCGCGGCAGTTCAGACGAGCGCTTTGATGCCATCTACGTCCATGTAACCGAAACAGACGATGTGATCGCCGACACAGGCAAGCTGTCCTGGTACGACTCAAGAGCCAATCAGCCGCACCGCGGCCCAGAGTGGCGGCTCTACTACCAAGCGAACGATATTACACGAGCAATGAAGCCGGGGGACCAGCTTTTCATTGTAGTGCTGCCTGACCGGACAATCGGGTTCTTGGCGTGCGACAGGGACAGTTCTTTTCAAGGTCTGGTCGAGGCTATATTCAGGGTTCAGCATTCGAAATCCGAACAAATGGTTATTATTCCGGTCAGCCCGGACACATCCTCACCAGCAGATTATTTCACCTTCCAGCTACTCGACGCGCTCGGCATCGAGCCTGACATCCCTCCTGATTTCGATGCTGCTTCTGTTGTCGCGCAATTCAAGGGCACCTTTCCGCCAACCGCGACATTCTCGACATTGGCACGCGAAACACTGCCCGGCCTCGACCCTCGCGATGACCCGGACAAGGTGTTGCTGGCCTGGATCGATCGCGAAGAAGCGATGTTCCGGGCGTTGGAACGCGGGATTGTCGGCGATCGCCTGATGTTGGGCTTTCTGGATTCCCGAGGAGAGCCCGATGTCGACGCATTCCTGAAGTTCTCGCTATCAGTTCAAAACCGCAGGAAGTCGCGCGCCGGACACGCGCTGATGAATCACTTCAGTAAAATCCTACGCGCGTTCGAAATTCCTTTCACGCCCGAAGCAACCACGGAGAAGAAGGGCGCTGCCGACTTCCTGTTTCCGAGCGAAGCCGCATACGCCGATCCAGGTTTTCCTTCGGCAAACTTGCGGATGGTTGCCGCCAAGACCTCCTGCAAGGATCGCTGGCGGCAAGTTTTGGCGGAAGCGGATCGGATCAAACCGAAACACCTCCTGACCCTGCAGCCGAAAATCTCTTTGGCCCAGACCACCGAAATGACGGATCAGGGCATCATTCTCACCCTGCCATCTCCAATCCATTCATCGTTCCAGGATGATCAGCGGGCCAGCCTGCTGACGGTAGCGGACCTTCTGCAGGAACTCGCTTCACTCTGA
- a CDS encoding very short patch repair endonuclease, with protein MPDVVDSATRSRMMAGIKAKNTKPEMLVRRGLHAMGIRYRLHDKRLPGKPDLVLPKYRSVIFVHGCFWHGHDCPAFKWPKTREKFWREKISTNRKRDEKQISDLVRSGWRVSVVWECALRSKTPDKVETILKLLASWIEQREIAAEKSDDPTPFEVFPGSGDKDARCR; from the coding sequence TTGCCCGACGTCGTTGATTCAGCTACGCGCAGCCGGATGATGGCGGGTATCAAGGCAAAAAACACCAAACCGGAGATGCTCGTCCGCCGGGGCTTGCACGCGATGGGGATTCGGTATCGCCTGCACGACAAGCGGCTTCCCGGGAAGCCTGACCTCGTTCTCCCGAAATACCGTTCCGTGATCTTCGTGCATGGCTGTTTCTGGCACGGCCACGACTGCCCGGCGTTCAAATGGCCAAAGACCCGCGAGAAATTCTGGCGAGAGAAGATTTCAACCAACCGGAAGCGCGACGAAAAACAGATATCAGATCTCGTGCGGAGCGGATGGCGTGTTTCCGTGGTGTGGGAGTGTGCGCTTCGTAGCAAAACGCCTGATAAGGTTGAAACGATACTGAAACTGTTGGCAAGTTGGATCGAACAACGCGAAATTGCAGCTGAAAAGTCAGATGACCCAACCCCTTTCGAAGTATTTCCTGGCAGCGGCGACAAAGATGCTCGCTGTCGTTGA
- the dcm gene encoding DNA (cytosine-5-)-methyltransferase, with the protein MTDTFLTWMDRASLDRAQASDELGVCEATIQRYINGKSEAPKLALDRLKAISNATATDKPISDGEFRFIDLFAGIGGLRLGFEAIGGKCVFTSEWDVHSQRTYRANFLDDDSHTFAGDIRPYGTDPSKVPEHDVLLAGFPCQPFSLAGVSKKNALGRPHGFEDETQGTLFFDVARILAHHRPKAFLLENVKNLQSHDRGKTFEVIKRTLRDELGYHIDFRVISATPWVPQKRERVFIVGFRDSTDFSFEGFERLIPHASNHPTLDSILQSHNEIGQKYTLTEKLWDYLQAYRQKHESKGNGFGYSLFGPDDVARTLSARYHKDGSEILIDQPQGPRPRRLTPRECARLMGFERSERLWKIPVSDTQAYRQFGNAVVVPAVEAIARHMEPKLRRDLNLPIRDLLDAA; encoded by the coding sequence ATGACCGATACATTTCTCACCTGGATGGACCGCGCGAGCCTCGACAGGGCGCAAGCTTCGGACGAACTCGGTGTGTGCGAGGCAACAATCCAGCGCTATATCAACGGCAAATCCGAAGCGCCGAAACTTGCACTCGATCGCCTGAAGGCCATTTCGAACGCTACGGCAACAGATAAACCGATCAGTGACGGCGAATTCCGCTTTATCGACCTGTTTGCCGGAATTGGCGGATTGCGCCTCGGCTTTGAGGCCATCGGCGGCAAGTGCGTTTTCACCAGCGAGTGGGACGTCCACTCACAACGAACCTATCGCGCCAATTTTCTGGACGACGACAGCCACACATTTGCCGGTGACATCCGGCCCTATGGAACAGACCCTTCCAAAGTCCCCGAACACGACGTTCTTCTTGCGGGCTTCCCTTGTCAGCCCTTCTCCCTTGCGGGCGTGTCAAAGAAAAACGCCTTGGGCCGGCCGCATGGCTTCGAAGACGAGACTCAGGGAACACTGTTTTTTGATGTCGCACGCATCCTGGCGCACCACCGGCCAAAAGCGTTCCTGCTGGAAAACGTGAAGAACCTGCAAAGCCATGACCGGGGCAAGACGTTTGAGGTCATCAAGCGGACACTGAGGGACGAGCTTGGCTATCACATTGACTTTCGTGTGATCAGCGCCACCCCTTGGGTACCGCAGAAGCGCGAGCGGGTGTTCATTGTCGGCTTCAGGGACAGTACTGATTTCAGCTTCGAAGGCTTCGAACGCCTTATCCCGCACGCAAGCAATCATCCGACGCTTGACAGCATTCTTCAGTCACATAACGAAATTGGCCAGAAATACACCCTGACCGAAAAGCTCTGGGACTACCTGCAAGCCTATCGTCAGAAACATGAAAGCAAGGGCAATGGCTTCGGCTACAGCCTGTTCGGGCCGGATGATGTCGCCCGAACGCTCTCTGCCCGATATCACAAGGACGGCTCGGAAATCCTGATTGACCAACCCCAAGGACCGCGCCCCCGCCGCCTGACCCCAAGGGAATGCGCGAGGCTGATGGGTTTTGAACGCAGCGAACGCCTTTGGAAAATCCCGGTTTCCGATACACAAGCTTACCGCCAGTTCGGGAATGCGGTTGTCGTGCCCGCTGTTGAAGCGATTGCCCGGCACATGGAACCCAAGCTGAGACGCGATCTGAACCTGCCGATACGGGACTTGCTCGACGCTGCGTGA
- a CDS encoding enoyl-ACP reductase FabI, whose product MSDTVFPAGELMKGKRGLVMGVANKNSIAWGIAQQLAAQGAEIAFSYQDEALERRVRPLVESLPCEPFMVQADVTNDESMDACFKALEDKWGTIDFLVHAIAFAGKDELVGSFTENTTREGWRRAMDISAFSFVDAGKRASHLMPNGGSMVTLTYLGSERVVPSYNVMGVAKAALEASTRYMARDLGPKDIRVNALSAGPMRTLAMAGISGGKALMRTGREWSMMKQDTKMEGVAGAALYLLSDLGFSCTGETLHVDAGFHAVAVPSMDDDD is encoded by the coding sequence ATGAGTGACACGGTTTTCCCGGCCGGCGAGCTGATGAAGGGCAAGCGCGGTCTTGTCATGGGCGTCGCCAACAAGAACTCGATTGCCTGGGGCATTGCCCAGCAACTGGCCGCCCAGGGCGCCGAGATCGCTTTTTCCTACCAGGACGAAGCGCTCGAGCGCCGGGTCCGTCCGCTGGTCGAAAGCCTGCCCTGCGAGCCGTTCATGGTCCAGGCCGACGTCACCAATGACGAATCCATGGATGCCTGCTTCAAGGCGCTGGAAGACAAGTGGGGCACGATCGACTTCCTCGTCCACGCCATCGCCTTTGCCGGCAAGGACGAACTGGTCGGCTCCTTCACCGAGAATACCACCCGCGAGGGCTGGCGCCGGGCGATGGACATCTCGGCCTTCTCCTTCGTTGATGCCGGCAAGCGCGCCTCCCACCTGATGCCCAATGGCGGCTCAATGGTGACGCTGACCTATCTCGGCTCGGAACGTGTCGTCCCGTCCTATAATGTCATGGGCGTCGCCAAGGCGGCCCTCGAGGCCTCGACCCGCTACATGGCCCGCGATCTGGGTCCCAAGGACATCCGCGTCAACGCGCTCTCGGCCGGCCCGATGCGCACCCTCGCCATGGCCGGCATCTCCGGCGGCAAGGCCCTGATGCGCACCGGCCGCGAATGGTCGATGATGAAGCAGGACACCAAGATGGAAGGCGTCGCCGGCGCCGCGCTCTATTTGCTGAGCGACCTCGGCTTCTCCTGCACGGGTGAAACGCTGCATGTGGATGCGGGTTTCCACGCTGTGGCGGTGCCGAGTATGGATGATGACGACTGA